The Nematostella vectensis chromosome 11, jaNemVect1.1, whole genome shotgun sequence nucleotide sequence GGTTTGCCTATAGGGTATGGGTAATTTGAGTAAGATgacatgacagaaaaacctggaaaacgcgcattccagatagagagagaagacacaattttttTCAGTGGCTATacgttccttgtattacggactgattttcaaaacacaaataacgtgaggccgaagtgcatatatccagattttggctttttaagataatttttccttgatcatcattgccctttGTATCAgcccagggacgaaaagctcaaatttcaatgacacttcacaaaaagtcgcatcaatttaaaaaaaggtcgcacttgatattttgtttgctataagttactaagtgcTCAGAGGAATTCTCcaccttattcgatgtgaaatgggcttatttgaagtgccacgtcatgtttttccgtcatgtcgagtAAGATTGAATTGTTCAGATGGATTTACGCCATAAACGTCCATGAGGTTTTAGAGAAATCTCTCAAAAACCGTTTACTGGCGTAGACTAAACTGCTAACACATGCTAGACGAACGCTGGTGACTTTGTCAACAGTCTTTTTTTTGCTCAATCATGCTAGAAGTTAAATCGGctttgtcaccagtttacttccggaagGCCGACGAAGAATCCAAACCGACCATAGAACAAgtaatctattagaatccgtgCTATTTAACAGACCAtccactctaaattatcagtcagaTCCTAGAAGAAACTTCTGATAGGCACActatttttgcaattttttcgcgttaaaaatcatcggaaaTTCTTACGTAATTGTTTAGAAATCATTGGAGAttcttacgtaatcgaccggattGCCGCTTTTAATGCGAAGTTGGTAGTTATGGGAGTGGCTTTATTTTCTCCCAAATCTGTTTAATTCGCTAAACCAAATGCAGCAACCAAATGTGCAGTGAAAATTGTGCAGTGACAATTATAATATCATATAAATAAACACTTAACTGGATAAGTTTATTAGCAGGATAAATTCacataaaaatatcataaGGAAGCGTATAAGACTCACCTTGTAAAACACCACTGAGAAGGCATTTGAAAATAGCGAAAACTAACCAAAAATGCATATTTGTTCTCTTTGACGCACTACGTTTGGCCGAATCTTTGCTGATTTCCCTGCCGTGTTCCGGCGCTGACTGTAGCATGAACATTCTACACATCCAGTCCGCGCAATTCTCTAGATATTAGCATTTCACAGCAAGTCTCAAATAAATCTCGTTCCCAGTCCTTTATTGGCTTTCACAGTTGAACCAATAGCGATTGAAAACTCGAAACCAGCTTCCAGAACCGTACGACGTTAGCTTATTACTTATTTGAATGCTGTCGTCAACTTGATAAATCACAGATACAAAGAATTCTTTGTATCTGTGATTTATCAAGTTGACGACAAACAAAACGAAACAGTTTTCCTAGAGTAATGTTAACATTACTCTAGGAAAACTGTTtcgttttgtttatttttactaaatGTATTGATTAAACCGAGATTGTCGTTATATCTGGATTCCAATACGAACAGACGATCGATCTTATCGGACATCCGAGAAAGAgaaggtgtgtgtgtggtgagaggggggggggggggggggggggtggggatgggTGGAAGGGGGTATGGGAGAGGTGGAGCGTCCTATTCACCCATATTAGCTATGTCTCTGGTTCAGTCTGAACTATTACTGCAGCAAGACCCAATGCATTTTGAGAAAAGCATAGGGTAGCATCATACTTTTTGAATATATACCTTGTGAAAGCACTACCCGTGTGGTTGCTAAACATTCCAAAGAgctctatttaaaaaaaaactatattcTCCCACCTTTAAAACTCCTTGTGTTATGTTACTCTTTCCTTTTGTCTCGTACCAATCTACTTGTCATCTCTTTACCGCACATCCGCTACCCCCATCCACAGAGCCCGCAGACCATTTTTTTgacgggggagggggctgaAAAAAGAGTAGCGGGagtggaagggggggggggggggggggctggtaTCACTTCCTCAATTTCGAACTTTGAGTAACTTGGAAAGAGAACTCATATCTtgtattttgttaaaaattgctAATGTAACAAGTTGCGTGTTTTTATTCACAGTACGGTTGTTATTAGAATGTGTATTCTATAGTGCCGTTATTTGCTGCCTGTTCTCTCTCAACTATCTTAGTCCATGCGCATCTGTTGTTACACATCAAGTTGCAATATCTGTCTGCTGCACTCTTCTTGCCACCGTGAACAgtttcaacatttttttttctactattGAACTTGTGCCAGGATTGGAAGGATCATCAAACGGTCGAGAGTAACACCATTTCTGAACTCTTTAACTAGTCAAAAGTCCTTTTCTTCGGAAAGATCCCAAAGTTTAGGTGTATGAGAAGAAATTCCTCTAGCTGGATGTACCCGATGAAATCGGAGCATTGCCGGCTCACCGGAAACAAGGTTTTAATGTAGATGATGCGTGACAGACAAACTATGTTTTCAACTTAAAACTTGTCAGTGTTAAAATAGTTTTACTGTTTCATTTTGCCAATTCGATTCAGCTACACTTCTTCTAATCAGTGAATAGTAGATACATGTGCAATCATGCAAACGTAAACTGGCGAACTCCGCTAACCGGTTTCAGCATAACAACAAGGGACACTACTCTAAATACATACACTAACAATTAGTAATTCAGTCTGATCCCGTAGACCTCAACCCTCAATACCGGCCAATAAATCCATTCTTTCGGAATGAACTCGATAAACCTTGCTTTGGTCGGGATTTTGAGGTCGTTCTTTTGCACAGTATGCTTGTCCTTGTTTCCTTCGAACATCTGAGAGAAGAAAAATTATTGGTCTTCCTTCTTATTTCAGATATCACTGTCTTATCAATTCTCTCTTAGTTATTTGATCAGCCTTGCCATACTGCTTTCAACTCTCTCCCGGTGCTTGGGCTTGCACAGCCTCGGATAATACTATTCTATCAAAGTATATTATATACTAGAGCGCAAGCGGCACTCGTTGATAATTAGCAGCAATGGTAATAATTGATACCAACTTACTAAATGATTATCAATTGATATCAGAAATTGAGTCTAATTCATaagaaattaataaaaattgatAGAATTAAAGAACATTTGATTATCAAAATactaattaataaaaattgatAAGTAATCAATTGAAATTGGTATGAATCGATAAGTAATTTATAGCTTGAATGTGCTAAATCAAttggaaataataaatataaattaaaaTTACACCTTCCACATCAAGACTACAATAATAGCTGGCAATAACAACATAGAAATAGTGGCTAGAGGAAATATTTAATAACATTAGGAAGTATAATTAAATGATACACTTACCTTCTCAAAAACATCCTCCCGGTAGACGCTAAACATTTCATTCAAAACCGCGAATGAAAGCTTGTATCTGGTAGTCCAACTATTATAATCACTACTAGTGGTACCCTGAGTCGCTACCGCACAGACAGTGTACAAGAAAATCATATCGATTTGAAGGTACTTGTAACCCGATTCTGATGCTGCCGCCCAGTGGTTCCTATTGTTCAGCCGTCCGTGTTCAGGACGGCGGTCTCTGTAATAAGATGATGCGGTGAATCTGCTGTCCGGAATGATATCGTTTTTCTCGAGGCCGACAGGGGTGTTCCTGCAGAAGGATATGTCTACGAGGAAAAAGCAAATTCAAACGatcaaattttaatttaagactatttgatatttgacgGGTAGGTGAAAAAATTACCCCTCTTACCCCCAAAGAAATCTCTagaaaataaatcaaactGTGATTGTTGTTGTGATGACAACAGTGGTGATATGTGTGACACGACGGAAAAAACCTGAACATGCGCACTTCGAAGAGATGGAGAAAGAagatacaatttcttacaatggccatcagttccttgcattccggactgatttgttgttttgtttgatatcacTCACTCAAGTAATTAGGagaattttccgccttatttgatGGAAAAGTTTATTGGAAAcgtcaagtcatgtttttccgtcatgtcgataCGTGTTGGGTTTTGATACTGATGCTGATGATCATAGCATTATGTCGATAATTGACAGTATGTAGCGTGATTAATTGTGGTGGGTATCACTTTTGAGTCCAGAAAGAAATGAGTGAAATTAGTTGACATGCTAGCAAAAAACTTTTCGACCGATACGGTACAAATAGtatcaaaataaattttagTTACTTGTCAATTCAGCAAATGCGCGGTAGTTCAGTGGTTTGGTCATTTGTTTCCGCAAGGCCACTCGGTTATTCGATCCCCAATGTTTCCACGATTTTTTTATCTTCCTTTCTTAGCTACTGTACTTGGTATGTCATCACGCAGAaaaaaaggacatttttatttacattttgtGTGCTCACAAATCCtttgatttgtttatttttctattatCCATTTTTATCGCTCTTTACAACACTTTATAGTGTTGTAGCTGCAATATATTATTAGATTTGATCTTAAAacgaaaattaaaaattaaaattgacTATTAGACAATCACTAAAAACAGATAACTTAGTTAGCTCCTTTTCTTGATTGTAAAGGATTATGACTACTGCCATTCACAGGAGTGCGTTTTTCTTAATCTTTCAAAGAAAATCAGGAAAATTGCACTACTATTTTGAGACATGCACTGCAGTGTATGATATTTTCGAAATATATGATACTTTGCAACTGCAATGGCTACATTTAAGTTCATGGCACTGGTTTTTTTCGAATTGCCCATATAAAATCGAAACAATTTCCAGTTCGTTCCTTTCATTTTGCCACTATGTTCTAActttcccccaaaaaaatgtcTGACATAGAGGCATGAGCGAAACAAGTTTATTTGCAAGTGCGTTTCTCCTTGCACGTGGGCATCCAGGTATCTTTGATGtgtacaagaaaaaaacacacacgcacacacacgTTTCTGAACTACCAAGGTCAAGCGGAAGTTTCAATTTTTTCTTCTCTCAAAACTTTTCTTAAACCCGATCTAAGTAGACGTATCAACCAAGCAGTCTTACATGGAAAATCTGCTAGCGTTGCGATAgtattaattaaaataaaaacccTCTGCTTCCGGTCGCTGTATCGTccgaaaacattttttctccCCTTATAATAATACTCATATAATGCTGATGTGGATAAGTAGTGACGGTAAAGGTGATCCTGATGGAAATAATGGTCATTGtgacggtaatgatgatggtaatggggGTGGTAAGGGAAGCAGGTTTTTTTTGGAGATATTAAATTTGCCGAATCCTTACCAATTTTCTTACAAGTGCTGCCAGTGTAGCCTAGGAGGCAGGTGCATGTAAAGCTTACGTCCTCAGAGTTTATGCAGGTGCCATTATTTTGACATGGACTGGCGTCGCACGGTAGAACTGAAAAACAGAAGAGATATTTGTTATGATGTTATTGTGTGTACTTCTTGGAATTTCCGATCTTTTACTTATCCTTTTTACTTGTAAACTATACAACCTCATGTA carries:
- the LOC5518455 gene encoding lactadherin translates to HNKYLFCFSVLPCDASPCQNNGTCINSEDVSFTCTCLLGYTGSTCKKIDISFCRNTPVGLEKNDIIPDSRFTASSYYRDRRPEHGRLNNRNHWAAASESGYKYLQIDMIFLYTVCAVATQGTTSSDYNSWTTRYKLSFAVLNEMFSVYREDVFEKMFEGNKDKHTVQKNDLKIPTKARFIEFIPKEWIYWPVLRVEVYGIRLNY